The Candidatus Zixiibacteriota bacterium genome includes the window CGCAGCCGAGAAATTCGGACTCGGCATCCCGCATCCCGATCAAATAGCCTGGCTCACAGATTCGGTCTTGGGTTCCTCACAAGGCCGGTCTGTCCTGACGAGAGCCATAAACCGCATCGGCTATCTGTACGCGGGTTTGAAGGTGCCATCAGTCGTGCGTTCGAGCGCGGCCGCAAATGTGAGGACATCAGAGTGAAGAAGCCAAAGATCTCGACCAGACGGCTGGCGCTAATGTTCGTACTCGTCACGCTAGGCTGGTGCGCGATCATGGCTCGCTTCGCTCAGGTCCAGATTCTTGAAGGCGCACGGTACGATGAACTCGTCATCAGGCAGTGCTGGGGTGAATTCGAGCTCTCCGCCAAGAGGGGCGCCATCTATGACTGCAACGAGAACCTACTAGCGTTCGACGTTCCATCAGAATCTTTCTATACATATGCTGCAGGCAGACAGCATCTCCGTGAAATAGGCAAGCGAGTTGGCTACCTGGCAGGCGATCCCGCCATGACCGAACGAATCATCATCAGGCCCGGCAAATTCAACTGGCTTGTACGCAGAGCAGATCCCAAACTCGCGGACGAAATCAAATCGTTGGATATGGACAGCGTGCGATTTCACTCGGAATTCAAACGAACCTATCCCTACGGATCTCTTGGAATGGATCTTATTGGGCAGGTGGACGCTGATCATTCCGGCATTTCCTGTCTCGAGATTGCATACAATGGACTTCTGAAGTCCACTCCCGGTATCGCGACATTTCAAAGAGATGGCCGGGGCAAGGTCTACCGCATCTCCGATGCTCCCCTTGTGCGCCCCAAACCTGGCGCCGATCTGAAGCTGACGCTGGATTATGAATATCAGCAGATACTCGAAGAGGAGTTGAAGAAGGCCGTTTGCAAGTGGAACGCCAAATCCGGCATCGCAGTGTTCGTTGAAGTCTCGACCGGACGAATACTCGCCGCCGACTGCTATTCTCCAGTCGATGAGAATGCAGGTAGTGAACAGATTTTTAAGACCAGGATCGTGACTGATCTGTTCGAACCTGGTTCCACTTTCAAGCTGGTCGCGTTCGCGGGAATGATCGAGGAGAAACTCTTTTCTCTCAATGATACGATGTGGGCCGGAATGGGCGAGTTTAGGTTCAACGGTCGTACTATGCATGATGACAAGAAACTGGGAACGATCACATTCAGGAGGGCGTTTGAGCTCTCCTCGAATATAGCAACCGGCAGGTTCAGCCAGACACTATCCGGAAAGCGCCTTTACAAATATGCCCGGCTTTTCGGTTTCGGTCAGCCGACCGGTACCGATCTGCCCGGTGAGCAGAGAGGGCAGCTTGCCAAGCCGAGAAGATGGAACGAGTTTTGGACGGCGCAGATATCGATAGGCCACGGGGTGTCGGTGAACGCCCTGCAGCTCGCCTCTGCATTTGCCGCGATCGCCAACGATGGTGTGCTTATGAGGCCGTATCTGGTCGAGGAGATCAGAAATGAGTCAGGCAGAGTGGAGGAGAAGTTTCAGCCGCATGCTGTCAGACGCGTTGTGTCAAAGGAGACAGCGGCGACAATGCGCGATTTGATGGGTGGCGTTGTCGACTCCGGCACTGCACAGGTGGCCCGCATCGAAGATGTCCCGTTTTCCGGAAAAACAGGGACTGCACAGAAGCCTGATCTTGAAAATGGCGGATATTTCTGGGACAAGTATATGGCAGGATTCGGAGGCTTCTTCCCGAGGGAAAATCCGCGAATCGCAGGAGTAGTCATAATCGACGAACCTCAAAGAGTTCACTACGGAGGCTACACCGCAGCACCAGTGCTCGCAGAATTCGCGCGAAGAACAACCCTTCTCGAAAAAACTCGCAAGAACTGGGCGAAGGAGAATAGTAAAGCCGATGCGGCCGACACGCGCGTCACCGAGCGCAGCAAAGACAACAGCATTGACAACCCGGAGGAGGAGAGTCGAAGCATGGCAAGTTCAATGAGCCTTCAGGAATCACTCGCATGGTTATCGAAGCCTTCAGAGACGCTCAGTTCCCCGTGTAACCGGCAACTGCTGAAGTGCAGAGAACAGATGCAGTCAGGCATTCTGCCGGACATGAAGGGATTGTCTGCGCGTGACGTTGTGATTCTGCTCCAGGACCTCAATTGTAGAATTTCTGTGAGCGGCAGTGGCAGGATAGAGAGTCAGGTGCCGAGCGCAGGTTGCAGGATAGCTGACATAGAGACTGTATCGCTTGTGTGCGGATCAAATAGTGGAGGCTGAAATCCGACTCAATGATTTGATAAGTGTGCTTCCCGTCAAGGAAGTCATCGGCTCCGATACTATCGAAATCGGCAAGATCGAATACGATTCTCGGGAGATCGAGCCTGACGATGTCTTTGTCGCTCTTGTCGGCGCGAATGTCGATGGTCACGATTACATATCTAATGCAGTGGACAAGAAGGCAGCATGTCTTGTGGTGGAGAGGACGCCCGATACGCACGCGTCCGTTTGCGTGACGGTACCGGATACTCGTGAGGCACTGGCCCTTCTGTCGGCGAAGTACTACGATTACCCTTCCCGGCAAATGAAGACCCTTGCTGTGACCGGCACAAATGGGAAAACGACAGTGACGTATCTGATCAAGTCCATATTCGAGGAGCGCGGTCGCAGAATCGGTTTGATTGGCACTATAGAATATCTCACGGGTGAGCATAGGATAAGCGCAGTCAACACGACACCGGAGTCTCTGCAGTTGGAGCGCCTCCTGATGATTATGAAGAGTGAGCGCATTCGGACAGTCGTTATGGAAGTGTCGTCCCATGCCCTGGTGGCAGGACGCGTCAGGATGATCGATTTCGATGTGGTTGGGATTACAAATCTCACGCAGGATCATCTCGACTTTCACAAGACTATGCAGGAATACAGAGACGCGAAAGCCACTCTCTTCGATATGGCTGCCGGTGATGACAAGTGGGCGGTGCTAAACTTGGATGATTCAGAATATGAGTTCTTTCGGGCAAGAGTGAAGTCACCTTATCTGTCGTACTCCATCTCCGACCGTCAGGCTGATTTGTCTGCAACTGATATTCGCACCAGTCCGACAGGATCGAGTTTTCACCTGATTACGCCCCTTGGTGAGGAAGATATCGCCTTGAAACTCGCAGGTGAACACAATGTTTCGAACGCGGTCTGCGCGGCGGCGTTCGCGATGGCTGCCGGAATGGACATTGGCGCGATTAAACGCGGTTTAGATGAAGCATCGCACGTACCGGGCCGGCTTGAGCCCATTGAAAATGACCGGGGAATTCACATATTCGTCGATTACGCTCATACGCCCGATGCACTCGAACACGCTTGTTCTGTCTGCAGAAGTTTAACCGAAAGCAAGCTGGTAGTATTGTTCGGATGTGGCGGAGACCGAGATAAATCGAAACGAAAGCTGATGGGTGAGGCTGTCTCCCGATACGCTGATCGAATCGTTGTGACCTCGGACAATCCTCGCTCGGAAGATCCACTGGCTATTATAGAAGAGATCAAACCAGGTCTCGATTCAGCGGTTCATGCTGACATTGTCCCGGATAGAAAAGAAGCCATCAAGGCAGCTCTAGATAGCTGCTCCGAGAATGATGTGTTGCTTGTTGCCGGCAAAGGTCACGAAGACTATCAGATAATCGGCAAAACGAAAACTCACTTTGATGACCGCGAAATTGTTCGCGAGTTGTTAAGAAAGAATGCATGATACGCGCTGAATTTGATACCATCGCTCGAATCATTAGCGCTGTTAGATCTGAAGGCAGGCTCTCCGGAGTCTCTTTCACGGGTGTATCGATCGACAGTCGGACAATCCGGGAGGGAAATCTCTTCGTGGCGGTCGCAGGCAAATCTGAGGATGGTCACAGGTTCATCCCGGATGCAATCAAGCGCGGCGCGGCAGGGATCATCGCCAAGGCAGACTATGAGTATGATCCGGGCGAAAAGGGTGTAGTATTTTTCGCGGTTGAGGATACTCTCGAAGCCTTGCTGAAACTGGCCGCGTGGTGGCTTTCCAGATTCGAACTGAAGAAGATCGCTGTTACGGGCACGAACGGCAAGACCACGACAAAGGAAATGATTGCCGCAATCCTCTCGCGACTGCACTCGGTGTATCGATCACCCGGCAACTTCAACAATCTGTTCGGAATACCGCTTTCTATTTTCGAGATGGAAGGAAGTTATGACTTCGCTGTATTCGAGTTCGGCATGAGCACCACTGGCGAGATTGCACGGTTGACCCGAATCGTGCAGCCGCAATACGGCCTCATCACCAACATCGACGCAGCCCATCTGGAGACAATGTTGAGTGTCGACGCCATCGCAGCAGCGAAATTCGAACTTTTCGACAACATGCCTTCCGATGGCACAGTCTTCATCAATCTTGACAATGATTATCTCCGGCGGCGATTCGATACAGAGAGACACGAAAAGTATGGATTCGGGGTTCATAGCAGAACGGGTTTCTCACCTGATAGATTTGAAATCAATGGTTCAGGCTGCGCGAGATTCGAGCTTGAAAGCATCGGTGAGGTGCATTTGGCTATGCCGGGATTGCACAGCCTTTACAACGCGATCGGCGCTGCAGCGGTCGCGCATTATCTGAAGATTCCCGGGCGTGAGATCAAGGCGGCGCTCGAATCGTTCAGATCGGTAGAGATGAGAATGGAGACGTTCACGGTCGCCGGTGTATTGATCATCAATGATTCGTATAATGCCAATCCGAATTCCATGAAATATGCGCTCGATACGCTCGAATCCATCAACGCGAGGGGGCGGAAATTCGCAGTGCTCGGCGATATGTTCGAGCTCGGCGTGACCGAATCCGAGCTGCATCGTCAAGTGGGAGCTCACGCCGCGAAATCAGGTCCCGACTTCCTCATTACGTGCGGCGATCGTGCCAGAGATATCTCTGCGGCCGCAGTCGAGATGGGATATCCCTCGGACGCTACAAAGCACTTCGCGAACGTGAATGACGTTACCGAACATCTTCTTGCAAGATTGCACTCGGGCGATGCCGTGCTCATTAAAGCATCACGCGGAATGGCTTTCGATCGCATCACTACGGGATTGCAGTCGCAACTCGGGAGGAGCAACTGATGTTCTACCATCTCCTGTATCCATTGACCGACTCCGTATCGTTCTTCAATCTCTTCAAGTACATCACATTCAGGAGTGCCGGTGCCATTTTGACTGCGCTCATTGTGAGTTTGATTTTCGGGCCGCTCTTCATACGCGTGCTGAAAGGCAGGGGGGTGAAGGAGACGATTCGGCAGGAGGGACCGAAATCGCACTATGCCAAGGAAGGCACACCTACAATGGGAGGGATCATCATCCTTGCTGCGATCATAATTCCGACATTGCTCTGGGCCGACCTGACGAACCGGTTTATACAGTTGATTCTCTTCGTGACCGTGTGGATGGGAGCAATCGGATTCATGGATGATTATATGAAGGCGATACTCCGGCATCCGAAGGGCATGGTTGGCAAATACAAATTGGCTGGCCAGGTGATCTGCGGCTTGATTCTCGGTCTTGTGCTGTACTATTATGCTCCGTTTCCGACATTCGGAACCACCACGGAGATACCTTTCGTCAAAGACTACATTCTCAATTTCAGTTCGGTGATCGTCTTTGTGCCGTTCGTTGTCCTCGTAATAACGGGATCATCGAACGCGGTCAATCTTTCGGACGGGCTCGACGGGTTGGCAACGGGTCTCTGTGGGATCGCGTTTGTTGCATTTGCAGGTTTTGCCTATGTGAGTGGGCGTAACGATTTCTCGCAGTACCTGCAGATCATGTATCTCGAAGGCGCAGGCGAATTGACGATATACTGCGCTGCAACGATGGGCGCAGCGCTCGGCTTTCTCTGGTACAACTCGCATCCGGCGGAAATATTCATGGGTGACACGGGCGCGCTGGCACTCGGAGGAGCGATGGGCGCGATCGCGATAATGCTCAAAAAAGAACTCTTGCTTCTCATTGTCGGAGGCGTCTTCGTCGCCGAAGCGCTTTCTGTGATATTGCAGGTGTCATCGTTTAAGCTGCGCGGCGTAAGAATATTCAAGATGGCGCCATTGCACCATCATTTTGAACAATTGGGATGGCCGGAAACCAAGGTGGTTACGCGCTTCTGGATAATTGGTGTGATTTGCGCTTTGCTGACGTTGGCGACGCTCAAAGTGAGATAGAGTCTGATATGAGAGTGGACAGAGCTGAAAACAAGAAGGTCGGTGTGGTCGGTGCCGCAAGATCCGGCATTGCGGCTGCTCTGCTGCTCAATCGGCACGGTGCGGATGTATTCGTGTCTGATTCGCGTAATGCTGATCTGCTTGCCGATGCGATTGACAGCCTCAGACCGAGGGGTATCGAATACGAAACGGGAGGCAATACAGCTAAGGTCTTCCGGGAAAAAGATTATGTGGTGCTCAGCCCCGGCGTACCACCCGACGCTCCGATTGTTAAGCAGATCGAGGCGGCAGGGGTCCCGACCATTTCCGAGATTGAACTCGGCTACTGGCTCTGCGACGGTCATATCGCTGCGGTGACAGGCTCTAATGGCAAGACTACCACGACTTCGCTTACTGGTGATATCTTCAAGCGTTCCGGGAAGCCGACTTTCGTGGCAGGCAACATCGGAGCTCCATTTTGTGATATTTGCGATGAAGTTCCACAAGATGGCTGGGTGGTACTGGAAATATCATCCTTTCAACTGGAGAAGTGCTACGAATTCAAACCGGAAATCGCTGCAGTGCTGAATTTGACTCCGGATCATCTCGATCGGTATGGAGAGTTCTCGACCTATGCTGAGATGAAGATGAGAATCGGGGAAAATCAAAGCGATGATGACGCGTTCATTGCTAATTTCGACGATGCCTATCTTGTAGGGCTTGCTGCCAGACTCGCTGCTGAGAAATACTACTTCAGCCTTTCAGAGAAAGTGAATCCCGGAGTTTATATTCAGGATGAAGCGTTGCTTTTCAATGCAAACGGAAGAGTTCGTTCGATCATGCCCATCTCAGAAATTTCACTTCCGGGACCGCATAATCTGGCAAACTGCGCAGCCTCAGCGCTCATCGCGCTCCTGGCTGATATTCCTGATAGCGCGATTCGGGAGTCTCTTTCTTCATTCCCCGGAGTGGAGCATCGACTGGAGAAGTGCGGCGAAGTAGATGGCGTTGCGTTCGTGAATGACTCCAAGGCCACGAATGTCGATTCGGTATGGTACGCGCTCCAGAGCATTTCCGGCAGGCTTGTTGTGATTATGGGTGGACGAGACAAGGCTGGAGATTTCTCGAGATTGCGCGAGCTGGTAGCTGATCGCGTCGACACTGTCGTTCTGATTGGCGAGGCTACGGAAAAGATGGAATCAGCCTTTGGCGACGTCACATCAATCCGCAGAGCTGAAAGTATGGATGACGCTGTTCGGATGGCATTCAATGCAGCCAAACCTGATGGGACAGTGCTTCTGTCTCCGGCATGTGCATCATTCGATATGTTCACGGATTATGAGCATCGCGGAAAAGCGTTTAAAGATGCTGTAGCTGAACTTCGAAGGGAATCGAAATGAAGAGAACATCTCGACATGGCGTCGACTTGATGCTCTATACGGCGGTACTGCTTCTGATGACGATCGGTGTGGTCGAGGTCTATTCTTCATCGGTGTTCCTTGCCGATAGCAAGTTCTCCGGACAACATGCTCACTTCTTCGGGAGACAACTTCTCTTCTTCGGAGTGGCTCTCTTCTCGATGCTTGTGTTCGCCGCTGTGGATTATCGATGGATTAGGAAGATCATCTGGCTGGCTGCGCCGGCATCGATTGCGCTCCTCGTTATAGCTTTGTTTATGCCGAAGATCAATGGCGCATCAAGATGGATCAGTCTGGGATTCGCAAGCATTCAGCCATCCGAGCTGTTTAAGTATGTTATGGTATTCTTGTTGGCAGACTTCCTTGCCAATGACAGTGAGAGGACGAGCAGCCCGCATTACTCTGTATTGATAATGGTAATCATAGGCCTCGGCATGGGGTTGATTCTCATCGAGCCGGATCTGGGTACGCTGATAGTATTGTCCATCGTAGCGATTGGCCTGCTCTTCGTCGGCGGTGTAGGTCTCGGTAAAGTGGTCCTTGGGGGGAGTATTCTCTCGATGGCTGGATATGTCGCTGTCTTTGTTTTCGGTTACAAGCGCGGAAGGCTGGTGGAGTATCTCAATGCGCTTGAGGATCCGTTGCAGGGAGCGTATCAGGTAAAGCAATCGATTTTGTATATCGGCTCCGGCGGATTTCTAGGGAAGGGCATCGGGCGAGGCGCCGCGAAACTATTCT containing:
- a CDS encoding transpeptidase family protein is translated as MKKPKISTRRLALMFVLVTLGWCAIMARFAQVQILEGARYDELVIRQCWGEFELSAKRGAIYDCNENLLAFDVPSESFYTYAAGRQHLREIGKRVGYLAGDPAMTERIIIRPGKFNWLVRRADPKLADEIKSLDMDSVRFHSEFKRTYPYGSLGMDLIGQVDADHSGISCLEIAYNGLLKSTPGIATFQRDGRGKVYRISDAPLVRPKPGADLKLTLDYEYQQILEEELKKAVCKWNAKSGIAVFVEVSTGRILAADCYSPVDENAGSEQIFKTRIVTDLFEPGSTFKLVAFAGMIEEKLFSLNDTMWAGMGEFRFNGRTMHDDKKLGTITFRRAFELSSNIATGRFSQTLSGKRLYKYARLFGFGQPTGTDLPGEQRGQLAKPRRWNEFWTAQISIGHGVSVNALQLASAFAAIANDGVLMRPYLVEEIRNESGRVEEKFQPHAVRRVVSKETAATMRDLMGGVVDSGTAQVARIEDVPFSGKTGTAQKPDLENGGYFWDKYMAGFGGFFPRENPRIAGVVIIDEPQRVHYGGYTAAPVLAEFARRTTLLEKTRKNWAKENSKADAADTRVTERSKDNSIDNPEEESRSMASSMSLQESLAWLSKPSETLSSPCNRQLLKCREQMQSGILPDMKGLSARDVVILLQDLNCRISVSGSGRIESQVPSAGCRIADIETVSLVCGSNSGG
- a CDS encoding UDP-N-acetylmuramoyl-L-alanyl-D-glutamate--2,6-diaminopimelate ligase, with translation MEAEIRLNDLISVLPVKEVIGSDTIEIGKIEYDSREIEPDDVFVALVGANVDGHDYISNAVDKKAACLVVERTPDTHASVCVTVPDTREALALLSAKYYDYPSRQMKTLAVTGTNGKTTVTYLIKSIFEERGRRIGLIGTIEYLTGEHRISAVNTTPESLQLERLLMIMKSERIRTVVMEVSSHALVAGRVRMIDFDVVGITNLTQDHLDFHKTMQEYRDAKATLFDMAAGDDKWAVLNLDDSEYEFFRARVKSPYLSYSISDRQADLSATDIRTSPTGSSFHLITPLGEEDIALKLAGEHNVSNAVCAAAFAMAAGMDIGAIKRGLDEASHVPGRLEPIENDRGIHIFVDYAHTPDALEHACSVCRSLTESKLVVLFGCGGDRDKSKRKLMGEAVSRYADRIVVTSDNPRSEDPLAIIEEIKPGLDSAVHADIVPDRKEAIKAALDSCSENDVLLVAGKGHEDYQIIGKTKTHFDDREIVRELLRKNA
- a CDS encoding UDP-N-acetylmuramoyl-tripeptide--D-alanyl-D-alanine ligase, producing the protein MIRAEFDTIARIISAVRSEGRLSGVSFTGVSIDSRTIREGNLFVAVAGKSEDGHRFIPDAIKRGAAGIIAKADYEYDPGEKGVVFFAVEDTLEALLKLAAWWLSRFELKKIAVTGTNGKTTTKEMIAAILSRLHSVYRSPGNFNNLFGIPLSIFEMEGSYDFAVFEFGMSTTGEIARLTRIVQPQYGLITNIDAAHLETMLSVDAIAAAKFELFDNMPSDGTVFINLDNDYLRRRFDTERHEKYGFGVHSRTGFSPDRFEINGSGCARFELESIGEVHLAMPGLHSLYNAIGAAAVAHYLKIPGREIKAALESFRSVEMRMETFTVAGVLIINDSYNANPNSMKYALDTLESINARGRKFAVLGDMFELGVTESELHRQVGAHAAKSGPDFLITCGDRARDISAAAVEMGYPSDATKHFANVNDVTEHLLARLHSGDAVLIKASRGMAFDRITTGLQSQLGRSN
- the mraY gene encoding phospho-N-acetylmuramoyl-pentapeptide-transferase, producing MFYHLLYPLTDSVSFFNLFKYITFRSAGAILTALIVSLIFGPLFIRVLKGRGVKETIRQEGPKSHYAKEGTPTMGGIIILAAIIIPTLLWADLTNRFIQLILFVTVWMGAIGFMDDYMKAILRHPKGMVGKYKLAGQVICGLILGLVLYYYAPFPTFGTTTEIPFVKDYILNFSSVIVFVPFVVLVITGSSNAVNLSDGLDGLATGLCGIAFVAFAGFAYVSGRNDFSQYLQIMYLEGAGELTIYCAATMGAALGFLWYNSHPAEIFMGDTGALALGGAMGAIAIMLKKELLLLIVGGVFVAEALSVILQVSSFKLRGVRIFKMAPLHHHFEQLGWPETKVVTRFWIIGVICALLTLATLKVR
- a CDS encoding UDP-N-acetylmuramoyl-L-alanine--D-glutamate ligase; its protein translation is MRVDRAENKKVGVVGAARSGIAAALLLNRHGADVFVSDSRNADLLADAIDSLRPRGIEYETGGNTAKVFREKDYVVLSPGVPPDAPIVKQIEAAGVPTISEIELGYWLCDGHIAAVTGSNGKTTTTSLTGDIFKRSGKPTFVAGNIGAPFCDICDEVPQDGWVVLEISSFQLEKCYEFKPEIAAVLNLTPDHLDRYGEFSTYAEMKMRIGENQSDDDAFIANFDDAYLVGLAARLAAEKYYFSLSEKVNPGVYIQDEALLFNANGRVRSIMPISEISLPGPHNLANCAASALIALLADIPDSAIRESLSSFPGVEHRLEKCGEVDGVAFVNDSKATNVDSVWYALQSISGRLVVIMGGRDKAGDFSRLRELVADRVDTVVLIGEATEKMESAFGDVTSIRRAESMDDAVRMAFNAAKPDGTVLLSPACASFDMFTDYEHRGKAFKDAVAELRRESK
- the ftsW gene encoding putative lipid II flippase FtsW, translating into MKRTSRHGVDLMLYTAVLLLMTIGVVEVYSSSVFLADSKFSGQHAHFFGRQLLFFGVALFSMLVFAAVDYRWIRKIIWLAAPASIALLVIALFMPKINGASRWISLGFASIQPSELFKYVMVFLLADFLANDSERTSSPHYSVLIMVIIGLGMGLILIEPDLGTLIVLSIVAIGLLFVGGVGLGKVVLGGSILSMAGYVAVFVFGYKRGRLVEYLNALEDPLQGAYQVKQSILYIGSGGFLGKGIGRGAAKLFFLPEVHTDFIFANFAEEGGFIWVFIMLALFFIIFWRGMRIAVASQDRFGFFLAFGITMVLTASALINIAVTVNLIPTTGMPLPFVSYGGTSLLISASAVGILLNISRRQKKKVSLFEKHG